From one Thermodesulfobacteriota bacterium genomic stretch:
- a CDS encoding glycosyltransferase family 2 protein encodes MRPKISAFVITRDNEKVVGECLASLAWADEIVVVDDFSADATQAICLRHGAIVHQRRFTGFRDQKSHAMSLASHDWVLELDSDERISDAMRQAILGLKEEDFARHAGFEFARLSRFWGKWIRHASLYPDRKLRLYDRRRGKWTEANIHERFLPDGPVGRLPGDILHAQDLDLDGYIRRTARYARLSAEEYLRQGRTARWHHFTVRPLYTFLYRYFARLGFLDGVEGFVVSVVGAVGTFLKYMTLYELQRERKK; translated from the coding sequence CCTCGCTCGCGTGGGCGGACGAGATCGTCGTCGTCGACGATTTCAGCGCCGATGCGACGCAGGCGATCTGCCTGCGGCACGGGGCGATCGTCCATCAGAGGCGGTTCACTGGCTTCCGCGACCAGAAAAGCCACGCCATGTCGCTGGCGTCCCACGACTGGGTCCTCGAGCTCGATTCCGACGAGCGCATATCGGACGCGATGCGGCAAGCGATCTTAGGGCTGAAAGAGGAGGATTTCGCGCGGCATGCGGGATTCGAGTTCGCCCGCTTGAGCCGTTTTTGGGGGAAATGGATCCGCCACGCGTCTCTCTACCCGGACCGCAAGCTCCGGCTGTACGACCGACGGAGGGGGAAGTGGACCGAGGCGAACATCCACGAGCGGTTCCTCCCGGACGGCCCGGTGGGGCGGCTGCCGGGAGACATCCTTCACGCCCAGGACCTCGATCTGGACGGGTACATCCGGCGCACCGCCCGCTACGCCCGGCTCTCCGCCGAGGAGTACCTGCGGCAGGGGCGGACGGCGCGGTGGCACCACTTCACGGTGAGGCCGCTCTACACCTTCCTATACAGGTACTTCGCGCGCCTCGGATTCCTCGACGGAGTGGAGGGCTTCGTCGTCTCCGTCGTGGGAGCGGTCGGGACGTTCCTCAAGTACATGACGCTGTACGAGCTGCAGAGGGAACGGAAAAAGTAG
- a CDS encoding glycosyltransferase family 9 protein: protein MLDARRILIVKLSSMGDVLHALPAAAFLHERAPSAEIHWAVDARFVELLEGNPCVAKVVALPLKEWKGRAGRPSTWSEALAAISAMRRERYDVAFDLQGNIKSGVVTFLSGAPVRFGFPRDAAREPQNAWFTNHRPAASSSDRHVSEKILRVASAPFGGDFSFEGSAGGVTVPPDRVAEAERLLSETLPGAAPRLALHPGTTWNTKRMDPAFWSETVRRLAEEFPSLGTFLSWGTEEEREECLAIRRLAGGRVELLPRLGYKALAAVYLACGFMIGPDTGPLHLAAAVGARTVSVFRGSDGKYAAPVGLFHRFVQAPLPCTACQIKGDKVCPRDAECRATIRHGEIAALMAGLMREAAL from the coding sequence TTGCTTGACGCGCGCCGCATCCTGATCGTGAAGCTCTCCTCCATGGGAGACGTCCTGCACGCGCTGCCCGCGGCCGCGTTCCTGCATGAGAGGGCGCCGTCCGCGGAAATCCACTGGGCCGTGGACGCGCGGTTCGTGGAGCTTCTCGAGGGAAACCCGTGCGTCGCGAAGGTCGTTGCGCTTCCTCTCAAGGAATGGAAGGGGCGCGCCGGGCGCCCCTCGACGTGGAGCGAGGCGCTCGCGGCAATCTCCGCGATGCGGAGGGAACGGTATGATGTCGCCTTCGACCTCCAGGGAAACATCAAGAGCGGGGTAGTGACCTTCCTGTCGGGAGCGCCGGTGAGATTCGGGTTCCCGCGGGATGCCGCCCGGGAGCCGCAGAACGCCTGGTTCACCAATCATCGGCCTGCGGCGTCGTCCTCGGACCGGCACGTGTCGGAAAAGATCCTTCGGGTGGCGAGCGCTCCGTTCGGGGGCGATTTCTCCTTCGAGGGATCGGCGGGAGGAGTGACGGTTCCCCCGGACCGGGTCGCGGAAGCGGAACGGCTCCTTTCGGAGACGCTGCCGGGAGCGGCCCCGCGGCTGGCCCTGCACCCCGGGACGACCTGGAACACGAAGCGGATGGATCCCGCCTTCTGGTCGGAGACCGTGCGCAGGCTCGCCGAGGAATTCCCTTCGCTGGGGACGTTCCTTTCGTGGGGGACGGAAGAAGAGCGGGAGGAATGCCTCGCCATCCGGCGGCTTGCGGGCGGGCGCGTCGAGCTGCTGCCCCGTCTGGGGTACAAGGCGCTCGCCGCCGTCTACCTCGCCTGCGGGTTCATGATCGGCCCGGACACGGGCCCCCTCCACCTGGCGGCGGCCGTCGGCGCCAGGACGGTGTCGGTGTTCCGCGGCAGCGACGGGAAATACGCCGCCCCGGTCGGCCTCTTCCACCGGTTCGTCCAGGCGCCGCTTCCGTGCACGGCTTGCCAGATCAAGGGGGACAAGGTCTGCCCGCGGGACGCGGAGTGCCGGGCGACCATCCGCCACGGCGAGATCGCCGCTTTGATGGCCGGCCTGATGCGGGAAGCTGCGTTGTGA
- a CDS encoding class I SAM-dependent methyltransferase — MRIRFKFLERKHYGGLLENTLINTHEVVERLVLEEKNHDTILDIPSGEGAFAKRMVEKHGMKVHAADCDHIIKFDGAEFKVADMNNNLPYDDGMFDGVCCIDGIEHIERPFDFIKECARIIKKDGFFIIVTPNISSLRSRWRWLLTGFHHGCKWPLDETDPMPLHHINMVSFPELRYRLATNGFVIKSIATNQIKLISWIYIFLIPFSLIATYLVFRKNSPTPSRARINKEVFRQMFSIPTLFGAGLIVKSKKV, encoded by the coding sequence ATGCGTATAAGATTCAAGTTCCTGGAACGCAAACACTACGGCGGTCTTTTAGAAAACACCTTGATAAATACCCATGAAGTCGTAGAAAGATTGGTCCTTGAGGAAAAGAACCACGATACCATCCTGGATATACCCAGCGGAGAGGGCGCATTCGCCAAGCGCATGGTGGAAAAACATGGAATGAAAGTCCATGCGGCCGACTGTGATCATATAATTAAATTCGACGGTGCAGAGTTTAAAGTCGCCGACATGAACAACAATCTGCCTTATGACGATGGCATGTTTGACGGTGTATGCTGCATTGACGGCATTGAACACATTGAGAGACCGTTCGACTTTATAAAAGAATGCGCAAGGATAATAAAGAAAGATGGCTTTTTTATAATCGTAACCCCTAACATATCTTCATTACGTTCCAGGTGGCGCTGGCTATTAACCGGATTTCATCATGGATGCAAATGGCCCCTGGATGAGACCGACCCGATGCCGCTGCATCATATCAATATGGTATCCTTCCCGGAACTCAGATATCGATTAGCCACTAATGGATTTGTCATAAAAAGCATTGCCACAAACCAGATAAAACTCATCAGTTGGATATATATCTTTTTAATTCCATTTTCCCTTATTGCAACATACCTCGTATTCAGGAAAAACTCGCCTACCCCCTCGAGAGCAAGAATCAACAAAGAAGTATTTCGGCAAATGTTTTCGATTCCTACGCTGTTTGGAGCAGGACTCATCGTTAAATCAAAAAAGGTGTGA
- a CDS encoding inositol monophosphatase family protein, whose product MENRELLAFAEDVARGAGEILRRNFGRRQKIHFKGEIDLVTEVDRESERYILGRIRERFPDHGILSEESPERTSPSPYRWIVDPLDGTTNYAHGYPCFCVSVGVEREGEMAAGAVYDPLLDEMYAATAGGGAFRNGERIAVSEISDLRKALLATGFAYDVRLSADNNFDYFRAFVFTGQAIRRDGSAALDLCYVASGRFDGFWELKLKPWDTAAGFLILREAGGIVTRLDGGAYDLHQPDILASNGRIHDRMIEVLRKAKK is encoded by the coding sequence ATGGAAAACCGGGAATTGCTGGCGTTCGCCGAGGATGTCGCCCGCGGGGCGGGGGAGATCCTCCGGAGGAACTTCGGCCGGCGGCAGAAGATCCATTTCAAGGGGGAGATCGACCTGGTCACGGAGGTGGACCGGGAATCGGAGCGATACATCCTCGGGCGGATCCGCGAGCGGTTTCCCGACCACGGCATCCTGTCGGAAGAGAGCCCGGAACGGACCTCGCCTTCTCCCTACCGGTGGATCGTCGATCCGCTGGACGGGACCACGAACTACGCGCACGGGTACCCCTGCTTCTGCGTTTCCGTGGGCGTGGAGCGCGAAGGGGAGATGGCGGCCGGGGCGGTGTACGACCCGCTGCTCGACGAGATGTACGCCGCGACGGCGGGCGGGGGAGCGTTCCGGAACGGGGAGCGCATCGCCGTTTCGGAAATATCCGACCTGAGGAAAGCACTGCTGGCCACCGGCTTCGCCTACGACGTGCGGCTTTCGGCCGACAACAACTTCGACTACTTCCGGGCGTTCGTCTTCACCGGGCAGGCGATCCGCCGGGACGGCTCCGCGGCGCTCGACCTGTGCTACGTGGCCAGCGGCCGGTTCGACGGGTTCTGGGAGCTGAAGCTGAAGCCCTGGGACACGGCGGCGGGCTTCCTGATCCTCCGGGAGGCGGGCGGGATCGTCACCCGTCTCGACGGCGGCGCGTACGACCTCCACCAGCCGGACATCCTGGCTTCCAACGGGCGGATCCACGACCGGATGATCGAGGTCCTGCGGAAAGCGAAAAAATAG
- the nikR gene encoding nickel-responsive transcriptional regulator NikR, whose product MPGVTRFGISLDEGLLAKFDRLIERKGYGNRSEAIRDLIRDALVRDRWELGDEEAVGTLTLVYSHEVRDLEERLTELQHAHYKTIVSTLHVHLDPHHCLEVLVLRGKASLLKSIADRLIGTRGVRHGTFSATAEGKALG is encoded by the coding sequence TTGCCCGGCGTGACGCGGTTCGGCATCTCCCTGGACGAGGGGCTTCTCGCAAAGTTCGACCGCCTCATCGAGCGGAAGGGGTACGGAAACCGCTCCGAGGCGATCCGCGACCTGATCCGCGACGCATTGGTCCGCGACCGCTGGGAACTCGGCGACGAGGAGGCGGTGGGTACCCTGACCCTCGTGTACTCCCATGAGGTCCGGGATCTGGAGGAGCGCCTCACCGAGCTGCAGCACGCCCATTACAAGACGATCGTTTCCACCCTCCACGTCCATCTCGACCCCCACCACTGCCTGGAGGTGCTTGTCCTCCGGGGAAAGGCCTCCCTGCTGAAATCCATCGCCGACCGGCTCATCGGGACGCGCGGCGTCCGGCACGGGACGTTCTCGGCCACGGCGGAGGGGAAGGCGCTCGGATGA